In Carya illinoinensis cultivar Pawnee chromosome 7, C.illinoinensisPawnee_v1, whole genome shotgun sequence, the following are encoded in one genomic region:
- the LOC122315993 gene encoding lachrymatory-factor synthase produces the protein MEEETQPLKWEGKTSAQLPTARAHEVWPFLEDFCNLHKCFRIDTCYHVDGIPGQPGLIRYCASTVPSSSGGQEGSVITMWAKEKLLLIDPIKRCLSYEVIDNNIGFKSYVATMRVLPIHDDEGERGCKIEWSFLCDPIQGQGFEEFSSFIESSLQFMVKKIEDALLPAT, from the coding sequence ATGGAAGAGGAAACACAGCCTTTAAAATGGGAAGGAAAAACCTCTGCACAACTCCCCACCGCAAGAGCACATGAAGTATGGCCTTTCTTGGAGGACTTCTGCAACCTACACAAGTGCTTTCGTATTGATACGTGTTACCATGTTGATGGGATCCCTGGCCAGCCTGGCCTGATCCGCTACTGCGCCTCCACAGTACCATCATCATCAGGCGGCCAAGAGGGATCGGTGATCACCATGTGGGCCAAAGAGAAGCTGCTGCTGATTGATCCCATCAAACGGTGTTTGAGCTATGAAGTTATTGATAATAACATCGGCTTCAAGTCATACGTCGCGACGATGAGAGTATTGCCAATCCACGATGATGAAGGCGAACGTGGGTGCAAGATCGAGTGGTCATTCCTGTGTGATCCGATCCAAGGGCAGGGATTTGAAGAGTTTAGCTCTTTTATCGAGTCTAGTCTTCAGTTTATGGTAAAGAAGATTGAAGATGCCCTCCTACCCGCAACCTGA
- the LOC122316407 gene encoding monoacylglycerol lipase-like, with the protein MSLCAQAVAPIFSLVAPKFQFKGANKRGIPVSRDPEALLTKYSDPLVYTGPIRVRTGHEILHISSYLMRNFRSVTVPFFVLHGTVTDPLASKDLYNEAASKFKNIKFYDGFLHDLLFEPEREEIARDIKHLAREM; encoded by the coding sequence ATGTCTTTATGCGCGCAGGCTGTGGCTCCTATATTTTCTCTGGTTGCTCCAAAGTTCCAGTTTAAAGGTGCAAACAAAAGAGGCATTCCAGTTTCTAGGGATCCTGAAGCACTGTTGACAAAGTACTCGGATCCATTAGTATATACGGGTCCCATAAGGGTTAGAACAGGCCACGAGATATTGCACATTTCCTCTTATTTAATGAGGAACTTTAGGTCAGTGACTGTCCCATTCTTCGTCCTTCATGGGACAGTCACGGATCCTCTAGCCTCAAAGGATCTGTACAACGAGGCGGCATCCAAGTTCAAAAACATAAAGTTCTATGATGGCTTCTTGCATGACCTTCTCTTTGAGCCTGAACGAGAGGAGATTGCACGGGACATAAAACATCTTGCCAGAGAAATGTAG